A stretch of the Sphingobacterium thalpophilum genome encodes the following:
- a CDS encoding sensor histidine kinase: protein MLTLIGTHSGMSYIELKRVQMVNLIAILCILPTICFFVLNIVEHRTLLAAINISNSICSIAVLVLQYDRKHHFAKAMLLISNFIFFLLGALLFKNGGEYFLLCTMVASMLLYDDRRIHIAFLLATASSIATVYLLPDILPLNQQVSKLRLIFNVSNALAFIVIAVNFFLQIIYSNMKKIEEQRRKLESINRDKEKIFSIVAHDIKTPFASLEAMVLMLRDQILNNKTSIKYIQQLHQQVVHQSQALDDFLQWGSSSMKGITAAAVPVLLLPLVQDIVQLFADQTRAKQLHFNIDIMPGTRVLANRDHTIIILRNLISNAVKFSYAAGKISIYCTKDEVYTHIHIQDEGVGIAPSKSALLFHVAQRKSAGTKDEPGTGLGLVLCKDLIERNNGVVDIKSSPNEGSIFTVGLPAYPTLEAGARMDKQACT from the coding sequence ATGCTCACCCTTATCGGTACGCATTCGGGAATGTCTTATATCGAACTCAAAAGAGTACAAATGGTCAATCTGATCGCCATACTCTGCATATTGCCTACAATTTGCTTTTTTGTGCTGAATATCGTTGAACATCGCACACTCCTGGCTGCGATCAATATCTCCAATTCAATCTGTTCAATAGCGGTACTTGTTCTGCAATATGACCGAAAACACCATTTCGCCAAGGCGATGCTTTTGATCAGCAATTTTATCTTCTTTCTCCTCGGGGCACTTTTGTTTAAAAACGGCGGCGAGTATTTCCTGTTGTGTACAATGGTGGCCTCGATGCTGCTCTACGACGACCGGCGCATCCATATCGCTTTCCTTTTGGCTACGGCAAGCTCTATTGCCACAGTCTATCTTTTGCCAGACATTCTCCCGCTAAACCAGCAGGTATCCAAGCTACGCTTGATCTTCAATGTCAGCAATGCACTGGCATTTATAGTCATCGCTGTTAACTTCTTTCTGCAGATCATTTACAGCAACATGAAAAAAATAGAAGAACAGCGGCGCAAGCTGGAATCTATCAACCGGGACAAGGAAAAGATATTTTCGATAGTAGCTCATGATATCAAAACGCCGTTTGCGAGCCTGGAAGCCATGGTCCTGATGCTACGCGATCAAATACTCAACAATAAGACCTCGATAAAATATATTCAGCAGCTTCACCAGCAGGTCGTCCATCAGAGCCAGGCACTGGACGACTTCCTCCAGTGGGGTAGCAGCAGCATGAAGGGGATTACGGCAGCAGCAGTTCCGGTCCTGCTTTTGCCATTAGTGCAAGATATCGTACAGCTGTTCGCTGACCAGACACGGGCCAAGCAGTTGCACTTCAATATCGACATTATGCCCGGAACACGCGTGCTCGCAAATAGAGACCATACCATCATTATTCTTCGTAACCTGATCAGTAATGCAGTCAAATTCAGTTATGCGGCAGGCAAAATAAGCATTTATTGTACGAAGGATGAGGTTTATACCCATATCCACATTCAAGACGAAGGAGTTGGGATCGCTCCATCCAAATCAGCGCTCCTTTTTCATGTTGCGCAGCGGAAATCCGCAGGGACCAAAGATGAGCCTGGAACTGGCCTTGGACTGGTTCTCTGCAAAGATCTGATCGAACGCAATAATGGCGTAGTAGACATCAAAAGCTCGCCCAATGAAGGTTCGATCTTCACAGTGGGATTGCCAGCCTATCCGACACTCGAAGCTGGAGCGCGAATGGATAAACAGGCTTGTACTTAA
- a CDS encoding nitrilase family protein, producing the protein MEKLKIATAQFAHRSADKAYNLAVIERLAAQAAAEGADVIAFHECSVTGYTFARHLDRQDMLSIAEVVPNGESTQKLIEIATKYDIIILAGLFEKDEHNNLYKPYVCVDKNGLIAKHRKLHPFINPHLKAGDSYTIFDIKGWKCGILICYDNNVIENVRATKLLGADIIFMPHVTMCTPSTRPGAGFVNPDLWENREFDPTSLRLEFESMKGRSWLMKWLPARAFDNAVYVVFSNPIGMDDDQLKNGCSMILDPFGDILAECRTFEDSFVTAVLFPEKVEQAGGYRYIKARRPELYRHIIGQFHTPDQQVAWLHTGED; encoded by the coding sequence ATGGAAAAACTAAAAATTGCGACCGCCCAATTTGCGCACCGGAGTGCAGACAAAGCTTACAATTTAGCCGTTATTGAACGTTTAGCAGCGCAGGCCGCCGCTGAAGGTGCCGATGTCATTGCCTTCCATGAGTGCTCAGTGACGGGGTATACGTTCGCCAGACATCTGGATCGGCAAGACATGCTTTCCATCGCCGAAGTCGTTCCGAATGGCGAAAGCACACAGAAGCTTATAGAAATAGCCACCAAATATGACATTATTATCCTTGCGGGGCTATTTGAAAAAGACGAACACAACAACTTGTATAAACCGTATGTCTGTGTGGATAAAAACGGACTTATCGCCAAACACCGCAAACTACACCCCTTCATCAACCCACACCTAAAAGCAGGCGACAGTTATACCATCTTTGACATCAAAGGCTGGAAATGTGGCATATTGATCTGCTATGACAATAATGTCATCGAAAATGTCAGAGCCACAAAATTATTAGGAGCTGATATTATCTTCATGCCCCATGTAACGATGTGCACACCATCTACCAGACCGGGAGCGGGTTTTGTAAATCCTGATCTCTGGGAAAACCGCGAGTTTGATCCCACGTCATTACGCCTTGAATTTGAAAGCATGAAAGGTCGTAGCTGGCTGATGAAATGGCTCCCTGCCCGTGCTTTTGACAATGCAGTATATGTAGTTTTTTCAAACCCCATTGGCATGGACGACGATCAGCTCAAGAACGGCTGTTCAATGATTTTAGATCCTTTTGGTGATATTCTTGCCGAATGCAGGACCTTCGAAGACAGCTTTGTCACCGCGGTACTGTTCCCCGAAAAGGTAGAGCAAGCCGGAGGATATCGCTATATAAAGGCAAGACGCCCAGAACTCTATCGGCATATTATCGGCCAGTTCCACACGCCCGACCAGCAGGTGGCCTGGTTACATACAGGCGAAGACTAA
- a CDS encoding AraC family transcriptional regulator has protein sequence MQITAPDILSAYIRHYLILNCDYSCERRLRLFSDASMGMVFCLDQSSISMDRTPLLSPSFVYGQISQFKDLYLAHRTSFIVVVFQPDGLFKLLGIPAYSLKDQIIDAQDLFGQAGRKLTVQLININSVKEQLNILNSFFYTRSSNSQASDQHIISSATELISKHQQPVTVEKLVRHTGYSERHIERVFHEHIGLSPKKFAGIIQLHRFLKLLKNSADRHNMTGLAYEAGYFDQSHLIRSFRKNIGLTPSEYLKSNRLAINFMEFASPSATMSDLYNFP, from the coding sequence ATGCAAATAACCGCACCTGACATACTGTCCGCCTATATCAGGCACTATCTTATACTGAACTGTGATTATAGCTGTGAGAGACGATTACGCCTCTTTTCAGATGCCAGCATGGGAATGGTATTTTGCCTTGATCAGAGCAGCATTTCGATGGACAGAACACCGCTTTTATCGCCATCCTTTGTATATGGACAGATCAGCCAGTTCAAAGACCTGTATTTAGCACATCGTACTTCCTTTATCGTTGTTGTGTTTCAGCCGGATGGCCTCTTTAAACTGCTAGGAATACCCGCCTACAGCCTTAAAGACCAGATAATCGATGCACAGGACCTCTTTGGGCAAGCAGGCCGAAAGCTTACCGTACAACTGATCAATATCAATAGTGTCAAAGAACAGCTAAATATCCTCAACAGTTTTTTCTATACACGGTCTAGCAACAGTCAAGCTTCTGATCAGCACATCATCAGTTCGGCAACAGAATTGATCAGCAAACATCAGCAACCTGTTACAGTCGAAAAATTGGTCAGACATACCGGTTACAGCGAGAGGCATATTGAGCGGGTCTTTCATGAGCACATTGGCCTCAGTCCCAAGAAATTCGCCGGTATCATTCAGCTACACCGCTTTCTAAAGCTGCTCAAAAACAGTGCAGACCGGCATAATATGACCGGACTCGCCTATGAAGCCGGCTATTTCGATCAGTCTCACCTCATCCGTTCATTTCGGAAAAACATTGGTCTGACGCCTTCTGAATATCTAAAAAGCAACAGACTAGCCATCAATTTTATGGAATTCGCCAGCCCCTCTGCCACGATGTCGGATTTGTACAATTTCCCCTGA
- a CDS encoding sensor histidine kinase yields MQRSHPDAPLYLEALKEIPLATAIYDNVNLNIGFANSKMLDIWRIGEEILDNPFTEVFPGFTQDGFATILTNVWDTGITYRASDAPVYIYNGDLKFKRYFNFEYKPLIDQRGRTYSILHTASDVTDKIQSLQASGQQEDERHPDSNLQMITHTLSHDAKNPLALAKIGVSVLKEHLEMSPGRRLELYEVINQSLENINDIIDKTVELSLAPSYKLQKQLVRLDHALAAWCREAKMLHHSPHTQIVFGDLFPIFSDPHAIYQIFTNLVNNAIKYSSCNKKAQLYIRSERTNNGTVYFIKDNGIGIPQHELENIHLERQRGSNSEKYKGKGLGLFIVKELVNRIGAQFTIFSKEQQGTEVRLFFPN; encoded by the coding sequence ATGCAAAGATCACATCCGGATGCCCCTCTTTACCTTGAAGCGTTAAAGGAAATTCCTTTGGCGACAGCTATTTATGATAATGTCAATCTCAATATCGGTTTTGCCAACTCCAAGATGCTGGACATCTGGCGCATCGGCGAGGAGATTCTGGACAATCCTTTTACAGAAGTGTTTCCCGGATTTACGCAGGATGGTTTTGCAACGATACTGACCAATGTTTGGGACACAGGCATCACCTATAGAGCTTCTGACGCACCAGTTTATATCTATAATGGAGACTTAAAATTTAAACGTTATTTCAATTTTGAGTACAAACCGCTAATAGATCAACGGGGCAGGACCTACTCTATTTTGCATACCGCAAGTGATGTTACCGACAAGATACAGTCGCTACAAGCTTCCGGCCAGCAAGAAGATGAAAGACATCCCGATAGCAACCTACAGATGATTACACACACCTTATCGCATGACGCCAAAAATCCGCTGGCCTTGGCCAAAATTGGAGTCAGTGTACTAAAAGAGCACTTGGAGATGTCGCCGGGCCGGAGACTTGAATTATATGAAGTCATCAATCAGTCACTGGAAAACATCAATGATATCATTGACAAGACCGTGGAGTTAAGCCTCGCCCCCAGCTATAAGCTCCAAAAGCAACTCGTGCGGCTCGATCATGCGCTCGCTGCATGGTGCCGGGAAGCAAAAATGCTTCATCATTCACCCCACACCCAAATCGTCTTCGGAGACCTTTTCCCTATATTCAGTGATCCGCATGCTATTTATCAGATTTTCACGAATCTGGTGAACAACGCCATCAAATATTCCAGCTGTAATAAAAAAGCTCAACTATATATCCGTAGCGAGCGGACAAACAACGGCACCGTCTATTTCATAAAAGACAATGGCATCGGGATACCTCAGCATGAACTCGAGAATATTCACCTAGAACGCCAACGCGGTTCCAATTCCGAAAAATATAAAGGCAAAGGCTTGGGACTCTTTATCGTCAAAGAACTCGTGAATAGAATTGGAGCACAGTTCACTATTTTCAGCAAAGAACAACAGGGCACAGAAGTCCGGCTCTTCTTCCCTAACTGA
- a CDS encoding cysteine desulfurase family protein, whose protein sequence is MHSTFVYLDYNSTTPTDERVLEAMLPFFTADFANPSGSHLFSLSIQDVVEQYTEELAIALGAKAQHIIYTSGATEAINMAVKGLRASPRRHIVVVATEHRAVLETCQAMAFDGYKVTVLPVDHEGHIDLLQLAETVSENTLLVCTMLANNETGLIHPIRHISEIVHQKGALLLSDATQGVGKVKVDVRELGVDLLVFSGHKFYGPKGVGGLCCDGSANKLLSPLIHGGGQQQGYRSGTLNVPGIVGMSKALSLALESQEQDRLHIGTLRDILETGLLNIPGTFSNATASNRLFNTTNICFQGIQAEELLRALGNIAASSGSACTAVTHRPSHVLKAMGLSDRDGLSSLRFSLGRYNTISEIEEAIERIGRCVAKLRA, encoded by the coding sequence ATGCATTCTACATTCGTCTATTTGGACTATAATTCAACCACGCCCACAGATGAGCGGGTTTTGGAAGCTATGTTACCTTTTTTTACTGCGGATTTTGCAAATCCAAGCGGTTCGCATCTTTTTAGCCTTAGTATACAGGACGTTGTGGAACAGTATACCGAAGAACTGGCAATCGCTTTAGGCGCAAAAGCACAGCATATCATATATACTTCGGGTGCTACAGAAGCGATCAATATGGCAGTCAAAGGACTAAGGGCTTCACCGCGCCGACATATCGTGGTGGTCGCTACCGAACATAGGGCTGTACTGGAAACCTGTCAGGCAATGGCCTTCGACGGTTATAAGGTGACGGTGTTGCCCGTCGATCACGAAGGCCATATTGATCTCCTACAGCTGGCGGAGACTGTGAGCGAAAATACCTTATTGGTCTGTACCATGCTGGCAAATAATGAAACAGGTCTTATCCATCCCATTCGTCACATCAGTGAGATTGTGCATCAGAAAGGGGCTTTGTTGCTCAGTGATGCCACGCAGGGTGTAGGTAAAGTGAAGGTCGATGTGCGAGAATTGGGGGTGGACCTTTTAGTGTTTTCGGGCCATAAGTTTTACGGTCCCAAAGGTGTAGGTGGGCTGTGCTGCGACGGTTCAGCTAACAAGCTGCTGAGTCCCTTGATTCATGGTGGCGGACAGCAGCAGGGGTATCGAAGCGGGACTTTAAATGTCCCCGGCATCGTCGGTATGAGCAAGGCGCTGAGCCTCGCTCTGGAGTCGCAGGAGCAAGATCGGCTGCATATTGGGACGTTGCGGGATATACTTGAAACTGGCTTGCTGAATATCCCCGGTACGTTCTCTAATGCTACCGCGAGCAATAGGTTGTTTAATACAACGAATATCTGCTTTCAGGGTATACAGGCGGAAGAGTTATTGAGGGCACTGGGCAATATCGCCGCATCAAGTGGTTCAGCCTGCACTGCGGTCACGCATAGGCCCTCCCATGTCCTCAAAGCCATGGGTTTATCGGACCGAGACGGCTTATCCTCACTACGTTTTAGCTTGGGGAGGTACAATACCATCTCGGAGATCGAAGAAGCTATCGAACGCATTGGTCGTTGTGTTGCAAAACTACGGGCGTAA
- the moaCB gene encoding bifunctional molybdenum cofactor biosynthesis protein MoaC/MoaB, with the protein MVDITFKSPTLRKAIALATVKVSEQRTINMIEQRQVPKGDIFEFARAASLLAIKKTGDMIPDCHPLPVEYAAVRYAIEGLQIHIEVEVHTIYKTGVEVEAMHGASIAALVIYDMLKPIDKQVEIGSIRLVEKQGGKSNDVIPGIDSLRSAVVVCSDSVAQANKQDVSGRLLVQLLEQQGLTDINYSVVPDEAEAIRNCLEGHQAAGIDLLLFTGGTGLSDRDITPDIVSPYISRPIPGIMETARQYGQQRVKTAMLSRGISGFAGRMLVLTLPGSPNGVRESVAALFPQLFHVFRVRENIRHD; encoded by the coding sequence ATGGTTGACATTACATTTAAGAGCCCCACTTTACGAAAAGCCATAGCCCTGGCCACTGTTAAAGTCTCAGAGCAACGGACCATCAACATGATCGAACAACGCCAGGTACCCAAAGGCGACATTTTCGAATTTGCGCGTGCTGCCTCCTTGCTCGCCATTAAAAAGACAGGAGATATGATCCCCGACTGCCATCCGCTTCCTGTTGAATACGCTGCAGTACGGTATGCCATCGAAGGATTGCAAATTCATATTGAAGTCGAGGTCCACACGATTTATAAGACGGGAGTCGAAGTCGAGGCCATGCATGGTGCGTCCATCGCCGCCTTGGTCATCTATGATATGCTAAAACCCATTGACAAACAGGTTGAAATTGGCAGCATACGGCTTGTTGAGAAGCAGGGTGGCAAGAGCAACGATGTGATCCCGGGAATCGATAGTCTCCGTTCTGCCGTCGTTGTCTGTAGCGACTCTGTCGCTCAGGCGAACAAACAAGACGTATCCGGCCGGTTGCTGGTGCAGCTTCTTGAACAACAGGGTTTAACGGATATCAACTATTCGGTTGTGCCTGATGAAGCGGAAGCCATACGTAACTGCCTGGAAGGGCATCAGGCAGCAGGAATCGATCTTTTGCTATTTACTGGCGGTACTGGACTTTCAGATCGCGATATCACGCCGGATATCGTGTCCCCCTATATCAGCAGGCCCATCCCGGGCATCATGGAGACTGCCAGACAATATGGGCAACAACGGGTAAAAACTGCCATGCTGTCCAGAGGGATCTCGGGGTTTGCAGGCCGTATGCTTGTGCTCACCCTGCCGGGGTCCCCTAATGGCGTCCGGGAAAGCGTAGCAGCGCTGTTTCCTCAGCTGTTCCATGTCTTCCGGGTCCGTGAAAATATCCGGCACGATTAA
- a CDS encoding molybdenum cofactor biosynthesis protein MoaE, producing the protein MHKTKSDIFIQGPIPATVIADTITKHGSRTDIGAHSLFLGQIRADEVAGKTVRSIEYTNNKELALQQMDSIRSQIFAKYDLSCMHVYHSEGIVHAGEICFFVFTSSTRRKAAMNASQELVERIKSELPIWGREIFEDESHQWKINN; encoded by the coding sequence ATGCATAAAACAAAAAGTGACATATTTATTCAGGGTCCCATTCCCGCAACGGTAATCGCCGATACAATTACCAAACACGGATCCAGAACCGATATTGGCGCCCATAGCCTGTTTCTGGGACAGATCAGGGCCGACGAGGTGGCGGGAAAAACAGTCCGCTCGATCGAATATACCAACAATAAAGAACTGGCACTGCAACAAATGGACAGCATCCGTTCACAGATCTTTGCAAAGTATGATCTCAGCTGCATGCATGTCTACCACAGCGAGGGTATCGTTCATGCCGGCGAAATCTGTTTCTTTGTATTCACTTCCTCGACGCGGCGCAAAGCAGCGATGAATGCGTCCCAGGAACTGGTCGAGCGCATCAAAAGCGAACTGCCTATTTGGGGGCGCGAAATATTTGAAGATGAATCACATCAATGGAAAATTAACAATTAA
- a CDS encoding HesA/MoeB/ThiF family protein yields the protein MTDDRYSRHYALTGFGKVAQMKLQQAGVLVVGAGGLGCPALQYLVASGIGTVGIVDHDSVDISNLHRQVLYDSDNVGHPKAEVAAAKLRRQNPDVTIHAHSLMLHPANAASLIEPYDIVIDCTDNFAARYLLCDACRLLDKPLIFGAIYQYEGQLAVFNVADDNGLKATYRHLFPIPPDPLEAPDCNTAGVLGVLPGLIGTLQATEAIKLITGIGTVLTNQLMTINILDNSSYTFTIPDDVPYDNSYPTTLDALRQFKYDHFCAAADQQVQNLRAEQLVTRWHAEDVLLIDVREAAEVPKLPVDHIRIPLSELPRQLSKLACPKLVFICQTGKRSLAAAQFVAAQDNHDHQIFNLEGGIDHLKLYFHA from the coding sequence ATGACGGACGATCGCTATTCAAGACATTACGCACTCACGGGTTTCGGTAAAGTGGCCCAGATGAAGCTCCAGCAAGCAGGGGTGCTAGTCGTCGGTGCCGGCGGGCTGGGTTGCCCTGCTCTACAATATCTCGTCGCATCGGGGATTGGCACAGTAGGCATTGTTGACCACGATTCGGTCGATATCAGTAACCTGCACCGGCAAGTGCTGTATGACAGCGACAACGTCGGACATCCAAAGGCGGAGGTCGCCGCAGCAAAACTGCGTCGGCAGAATCCCGATGTGACCATCCATGCCCATAGCCTCATGTTACATCCCGCGAATGCAGCGTCGCTGATTGAACCCTACGACATCGTGATCGACTGTACAGACAATTTCGCTGCACGCTACTTACTTTGCGACGCCTGCCGCTTGCTGGACAAACCACTTATTTTCGGCGCTATATACCAATATGAGGGGCAGCTCGCCGTATTCAACGTCGCTGATGATAATGGGTTGAAAGCTACCTATAGGCATCTCTTCCCTATCCCACCCGATCCCTTGGAAGCGCCCGACTGCAATACCGCCGGTGTACTCGGTGTATTACCTGGTCTTATCGGCACGCTGCAGGCAACAGAGGCCATTAAACTGATTACCGGCATTGGCACTGTATTAACCAATCAGCTCATGACGATAAATATTCTTGACAACAGCTCTTACACATTTACCATCCCTGACGATGTGCCATACGACAATAGCTATCCGACTACCTTGGATGCCCTGAGACAATTTAAATACGATCATTTCTGTGCAGCAGCTGACCAACAGGTCCAAAACCTCAGGGCAGAACAGCTTGTGACCCGCTGGCATGCGGAGGATGTCCTGCTTATTGACGTACGTGAAGCTGCGGAGGTCCCTAAACTACCTGTCGACCATATCCGTATACCACTTAGTGAGCTCCCACGGCAGCTTAGCAAATTAGCATGTCCCAAACTAGTCTTCATCTGTCAGACCGGCAAAAGGAGTTTGGCAGCGGCTCAGTTTGTTGCAGCACAAGATAACCATGACCATCAGATTTTTAATTTGGAGGGTGGCATCGACCACCTTAAACTTTATTTCCATGCATAA
- a CDS encoding MoaD/ThiS family protein, with amino-acid sequence MKVKVKTFGSLTELLEKEFYITAVDTADLVATLTAQQPALANRSLLIAVNNTLVKETTALAADDIVALMPPYSGG; translated from the coding sequence ATGAAAGTGAAAGTAAAAACATTTGGTTCACTGACAGAGCTATTGGAAAAAGAATTTTATATAACAGCTGTGGATACGGCTGATTTAGTAGCTACGCTGACAGCGCAGCAGCCGGCACTAGCCAACCGCAGTCTGTTGATCGCTGTCAATAATACACTGGTCAAAGAAACGACAGCTTTGGCGGCCGATGACATTGTTGCATTGATGCCACCCTATTCAGGAGGATAA
- a CDS encoding sulfite exporter TauE/SafE family protein — protein sequence MPFDFFYVFLFILAFLYAAVGHGGASGYLALMALYGIAPQEMKPTALVLNLFVSLTSFIQYYRGHYFRRNLFLIVAAASVPMAFIGGMITLEDQLYKRLLGALLLFPVFRFFFFESPAADELKPHSTAGSIIIGAIVGLLSGMIGIGGGIILSPLLILLKWTDQKQTAAISAAFIFVNSLSGLSGMLTRGIAFNAHMWLYVAIAFLGGLLGAYLGSKKLKQDALKYVLATVLLVAAYKLLFTKA from the coding sequence ATGCCCTTTGATTTTTTTTATGTTTTTCTGTTTATTCTTGCCTTTCTTTATGCCGCAGTCGGACATGGCGGTGCCAGCGGATATTTAGCCCTCATGGCGCTCTATGGAATTGCGCCACAGGAGATGAAGCCTACTGCACTTGTACTTAATCTTTTTGTTTCGCTGACTTCTTTTATACAGTATTATAGAGGCCATTATTTCAGGAGAAACCTGTTTTTGATAGTCGCTGCAGCGTCGGTACCCATGGCATTTATCGGTGGCATGATTACCTTGGAGGACCAGCTTTACAAACGCCTGCTGGGCGCCCTTCTGCTTTTTCCGGTCTTCCGATTTTTTTTCTTCGAAAGTCCCGCAGCGGACGAACTGAAACCACACAGCACTGCAGGCTCAATAATCATCGGAGCGATTGTAGGATTGCTTTCTGGCATGATCGGAATAGGTGGTGGCATTATCCTGTCGCCCTTACTCATTCTGTTAAAATGGACCGATCAAAAACAAACTGCCGCTATCAGTGCTGCATTTATTTTCGTAAATTCATTGTCAGGTCTGAGTGGTATGCTGACGCGGGGTATCGCATTCAACGCCCACATGTGGCTATACGTAGCCATTGCATTTTTAGGCGGCCTGCTGGGCGCCTATCTAGGATCGAAGAAATTAAAACAGGATGCACTAAAATATGTACTTGCAACTGTACTTCTGGTTGCAGCATATAAATTACTGTTTACCAAGGCTTAA
- a CDS encoding NTP transferase domain-containing protein: protein MKTKTGIIILAAGSSSRLGSPKQLLEFKGSSLLKRISMAALDVPDAAVCIVVGAFHDLVRTAVAHLPVSISINPHWQSGLSSSIRTGLQKLLTIHPGIEQCIISLCDQPFVDQHVFLALDNLADQSGKGIVVTGFDGTWGPPTLFGKKYFRQLIALEGHEGAKKIASQYPEDRIVFDFDAAKFDIDTAQDYFDLPHQLISVEQATAIINHFLPTARQQHVSIQQALGYTLAQSVAATQQIPGFPQSSMDGYAIRYADRFKTLRVTDKIPAGSRTMKTLLPEQAMRIYTGAPVPDGADTVVMQEKVERLQDNHIVIKDDSLRFADHVRPQGSEVEAGTTAMLPGTFLSPAAIGYLAGIGCAEVDIFAAPKVHILLTGDELKPLGSPLNYGEVYESNSFQLDAALKQLGIQQVHMQHVKDDREALETTLNNALTHADIVLLVGGVSVGDYDYVVDTAKTCGVRQRFHRIRQKPGKPLFFGTKDTKLVFGLPGNPSSALTCFYLYVAPALEQIMQLPHRNRIIKTYAAQAYAKKPGLTHFLKATYDGQSVTPLHAQESYRLQSYAQANCLLILDESSTGCQTGDEVLIYLLT, encoded by the coding sequence ATGAAAACAAAAACAGGCATAATCATTTTGGCAGCGGGCAGCTCGTCCCGTCTCGGAAGCCCCAAACAGTTGCTTGAATTTAAAGGAAGTAGCCTACTAAAACGCATCAGTATGGCCGCCCTCGACGTTCCGGATGCTGCCGTCTGTATCGTTGTCGGTGCTTTCCACGATCTTGTACGGACCGCCGTCGCCCATCTGCCCGTAAGCATAAGCATCAATCCCCACTGGCAAAGCGGCCTCTCGTCCTCTATCCGCACAGGTTTACAAAAGCTTTTGACCATACATCCCGGGATCGAGCAGTGCATCATCAGCCTCTGCGACCAGCCTTTCGTTGATCAGCATGTATTCCTAGCCTTGGATAACCTCGCCGACCAAAGCGGCAAAGGAATAGTTGTAACTGGATTCGACGGCACCTGGGGACCTCCGACATTATTCGGCAAAAAGTATTTTCGACAGCTGATCGCATTAGAAGGACATGAGGGCGCAAAGAAAATTGCCAGCCAATACCCTGAAGACCGAATTGTCTTCGATTTCGATGCGGCGAAATTCGACATCGACACTGCGCAGGATTACTTTGATCTGCCTCATCAGCTGATTTCTGTGGAGCAAGCTACAGCGATTATAAATCATTTTTTACCAACAGCACGCCAACAGCATGTCTCGATCCAGCAGGCCCTTGGCTACACACTGGCACAAAGCGTGGCCGCCACACAACAGATACCCGGCTTCCCTCAATCTTCCATGGACGGCTACGCCATCCGTTATGCGGACCGGTTTAAAACACTGCGGGTGACGGATAAAATCCCTGCAGGCAGCAGGACGATGAAAACACTTTTACCCGAACAGGCGATGCGTATCTATACCGGAGCACCAGTACCCGATGGCGCCGACACTGTCGTGATGCAGGAGAAAGTAGAGCGGCTACAAGACAACCATATTGTCATTAAAGACGACTCACTCCGCTTCGCAGACCATGTGCGGCCCCAGGGTTCCGAAGTTGAAGCGGGTACAACGGCCATGCTTCCAGGTACTTTTCTGAGCCCTGCCGCGATTGGCTATCTTGCCGGGATAGGCTGCGCTGAAGTTGATATTTTTGCTGCGCCAAAGGTCCATATCCTCCTTACAGGCGATGAACTTAAACCCTTGGGAAGCCCCTTAAATTATGGCGAAGTATACGAGTCCAACTCTTTTCAGCTGGACGCTGCCTTAAAGCAGCTTGGAATACAGCAGGTCCATATGCAACATGTCAAAGATGACAGGGAGGCCCTGGAGACAACACTCAACAATGCGCTCACGCATGCAGATATCGTTCTTTTGGTGGGTGGTGTCAGTGTCGGTGACTACGACTATGTTGTCGACACAGCCAAGACCTGTGGTGTCAGGCAACGCTTCCATCGTATACGGCAGAAACCGGGCAAGCCTTTATTTTTTGGCACCAAAGATACCAAGCTTGTGTTTGGGCTACCCGGCAACCCTTCATCGGCACTCACCTGCTTTTACCTGTATGTAGCTCCCGCCCTTGAACAGATTATGCAGCTTCCACACCGCAACCGTATCATAAAAACCTATGCCGCGCAAGCCTACGCCAAAAAACCGGGGCTCACGCATTTTTTGAAAGCAACTTATGATGGCCAGTCGGTAACGCCTCTGCATGCCCAAGAATCGTATCGGCTGCAGTCATACGCACAGGCCAATTGTCTATTGATTCTGGATGAAAGCTCAACAGGATGCCAAACTGGTGACGAAGTCCTTATATACCTTCTAACGTAG